A DNA window from Anastrepha ludens isolate Willacy chromosome 6, idAnaLude1.1, whole genome shotgun sequence contains the following coding sequences:
- the LOC128867843 gene encoding 2-hydroxyacylsphingosine 1-beta-galactosyltransferase, translating to MANRVWYGVALLLCAANIMAADILMVTMGGTKSHKIPFWELAKGLIHRGHNITFLNGFPSDFHINGLHEITPAGLVEYIQNYTNWDLLGSRMSGEMPLSLWDAFRYAFQSCDAMLEDAEAKELMNRNFDLAILDGAFPECALGMVYHYKIPFMYMNTVGFYTGSLAKSGNPGSYAITPNFYTGFTDTMNILQRAANTGIQVFQNIMHRFVIALVYRVLRERIGTHIPHPYDISKNVSFILQNGHAVVSYPRALNPNVAEIACIHCKPAKALPKDLEEFIASAGESGFIYVSMGSSVKAANMPESLRRLLVKTFARLPYHVLWKYEGDASEMHDLTPNVRLSRWLPQQDILGHYKLRAFVTHGGLLSMFETVYHGVPVVTMPVFCDHDVNSAKAEVDGYAIKLQLETLTVSQLYKAIMKVIHDPQYRKAARFRQKLLTDQRTTPLETSIYWTEYVLRHKGAYHLQSPARNLSWIQYYLVDVVALYMGAIYLLYYLLKRLLSRPEVIHHSIRQTHHKVKKT from the exons ATGGCGAATCGAGTGTGGTACGGTGTGGCGCTGCTGCTTTGCGCTGCCAACATCATGGCAGCTGATATTCTGATGGTTACAATGGGCGGCACCAAATCACATAAAATACCCTTTTGGGAGTTGGCGAAGGGATTAATACACAG agGTCACAACATAACTTTCCTCAATGGTTTTCCATCAGATTTTCACATAAACGGCTTGCATGAAATTACACCAGCTGGCCTGGTTGAGTACATACAGAACTATACGAATTGGGACTTACTGGGGTCACGCATGTCTGGTGAAATGCCGTTATCGCTATGGGATGCGTTCCGATATGCGTTTCAG TCCTGCGATGCTATGCTGGAGGATGCTGAAGCCAAAGAGCTGATGAATCGCAACTTTGACTTGGCCATCTTGGATGGCGCATTTCCCGAATGCGCACTGGGCATGGTCTATCATTACAAAATACCATTCATGTATATGAATACTGTCGGCTTCTATACGGGCAGTCTGGCGAAATCGGGCAATCCGGGCTCATATGCGATAACGCCGAATTTCTATACGGGTTTTACAGACACAATGAATATTTTGCAGCGCGCTGCAAATACAGGCATACAAGTCTTTCAGAATATTATGCATAGG TTCGTTATAGCGCTCGTTTATCGCGTGTTGCGTGAACGCATTGGCACACATATACCACACCCCTATGACATCTCGAAAAATGTCAGTTTCATATTGCAAAATGGCCACGCTGTAGTGTCATATCCACGCGCACTTAACCCAAATGTCGCCGAAATCGCCTGCATACATTGCAAACCAGCCAAAGCGCTTCCTAAAGATCTCGAAGAATTCATTGCTTCCGCTGGCGAATCGGGTTTCATTTATGTCTCGATGGGCTCCTCGGTGAAGGCCGCCAATATGCCGGAGTCATTGCGACGATTGCTAGTGAAGACGTTCGCCCGCCTGCCTTATCATGTGCTTTGGAAGTACGAGGGCGACGCATCGGAAATGCATGATCTTACACCAAATGTGCGCCTCAGCCGTTGGTTGCCACAGCAGGACATCTTGGGGCATTACAAGCTACGCGCTTTCGTTACACATGGCGGTTTGCTGAGCATGTTTGAGACGGTGTACCATGGCGTGCCCGTAGTGACGATGCCAGTGTTCTGCGATCATGATGTTAACTCGGCTAAGGCGGAGGTAGATGGTTACGCAATCAAATTGCAATTGGAGACTTTGACAGTTAGTCAACTGTACAAGGCGATAATGAAGGTCATACACGATCCACAATATAGGAAAGCGGCGag ATTCCGTCAAAAATTGTTGACTGATCAGCGTACTACGCCGTTGGAGACATCTATATACTGGACTGAATATGTATTGCGTCACAAAGGAGCCTACCATTTGCAATCGCCCGCCAGAAATTTGAG TTGGATCCAATACTACCTTGTCGATGTAGTCGCTCTCTACATGGGCGCCATCTATTTACTCTACTATCTATTGAAACGTTTGCTTTCTCGTCCCGAAGTCATACATCACAGCATACGTCAAACACATCACAAAGTCAAAAAAACTTAA
- the LOC128866581 gene encoding sensory neuron membrane protein 1-like: MYKKILIGSAVALVLGIFVGFVGFPKLLKKMIKGQLNLKPGSEPRQMWEKFPIALNFSIYVFNVTNPDEVQNGGKPHVQEVGPFVFEEWKDKYDLEDFEDEDAVAYNMRNTFIFRPDMGLSGEELIVMPHPLIQIMAIAVKRDKAVMINMIAEGIEALFKPTTPFVRAPFMDIFFRGIDVDCSVDHFAATAICLNFHTGAVKGAVKVNDTHFKFSLMGGANHTDAGRYKVARGVKVSRDIGRVLEFDDADELNVWDGDNCNRFHGTDTTIFAPLMKPEEGLWSFAADLCRSLGAEFEKKTSYAGIPAYYYTIDLGDPKNEPENQCFCRNYPDDCPPKGTMDLTPCNEAPMIVSLPHFFRADPQLVADVDGLNPEEEKHGVFIIFESISGTPLSAAKRLQFSLSVMPVPEVEVMKNLRTLTMPLFWVEEAASLDKTWTDMLKKKVFLVIKINNVFKWLSTVFGALGLLFSLYMLYTNRQISLTNVAPTIDTNTIDKH; encoded by the exons ATGTACAAGAAAATCCTTATCGGTTCGGCTGTTGCGCTTgtgttgggcattttcgttgGATTTGTGGGGTTTCCAAAATTGTTGAAGAAAATGATAAAGGGG caattaaatttaaagccCGGCAGTGAGCCTCGTCAAATGTGGGAAAAATTTCCAATTGCACTTAACTTCTCAATTTACGTATTCAATGTGACAAATCCTGATGAGGTACAAAATGGCGGAAAACCACATGTGCAGGAGGTCGGACCCTTTGTGTTTGA AGAATGGAAGGACAAATACGATTTGGAGGATTTTGAGGATGAGGACGCGGTTGCCTACAACATGCGAAATACTTTCATTTTTAGACCAGATATGGGACTCAGCGGTGAGGAATTAATCGTAATGCCTCACCCACTAATACAA ATTATGGCCATCGCCGTGAAGCGTGATAAAGCAGTCATGATCAATATGATAGCCGAGGGCATTGAGGCGCTCTTCAAGCCCACTACGCCTTTTGTGCGcgcacccttcatggacatctTCTTCAGGGGTATCGATGTGGACTGTTCAGTGGATCATTTCGCAGCTACAGCAATTTGTCTCAACTTTCATACTGGTGCGGTGAAAGGAGCGGTCAAAGTGAATGATacacatttcaaattttcactaaTGGGAGGG gCCAATCACACTGACGCCGGTCGCTACAAAGTCGCCAGAGGAGTCAAGGTTAGTCGCGATATAGGGCGCGTGCTGGAATTTGATGACGCTGACGAGTTGAATGTGTGGGATGGTGATAATTGTAATCGTTTTCATGGCACTGACACAACAATTTTTGCACCCCTAATGAAACCCGAGGAAGGTTTGTGGTCTTTTGCTGCTGATCTATGCCGTTCTTTGGGTGCGGAATTCGAGAAGAAGACAAGCTATGCAGGCATACCGGCGTATTATTACACAATCGATTTGGGAGATCCAAAG AATGAACCAGAGAATCAGTGTTTTTGCAGAAACTACCCAGATGACTGCCCGCCTAAAGGAACTATGGACCTAACGCCATGCAATGAGGCGCCCATGATTGTCTCACTGCCACATTTCTTTAGAGCCGATCCGCAGTTGGTAGCAGATGTGGATGGTTTGAACCCGGAAGAGGAAAAACACggggtttttataattttcgaaagc ATATCTGGCACTCCCTTATCTGCCGCTAAACGTTTACAATTCAGTCTCTCCGTCATGCCCGTGCCAGAGGTTGAGGTTATGAAGAATTTGCGCACTCTCACCATGCCACTATTTTGGGTCGAAGAGGCGGCGAGCTTGGATAAAACATGGACCGAtatgttaaagaaaaaagttttcct AGTGATTAAAATCAACAACGTCTTTAAATGGTTGTCCACGGTTTTCGGAGCACTGGGCTTACTATTCAGCCTCTATATGCTTTACACTAACAGACAAATTTCGTTGACAAATGTTGCACCAACTATCGATACTAATACTATCGATAAACATTAA